A single genomic interval of Halopelagius inordinatus harbors:
- a CDS encoding matrixin family metalloprotease has product MSVVSVRAVSVAILVVLAGCAVPVEVPSDGPFGADDDAGDGTAVSQTRTDSSGDPTAVASSQTPTARSDRTSPWGQEPIVVAVRDPTGTDRNWAPLVREAAAYWEENAERYAGYPVEYVVRPDAADPDVAVRFVESVDDCENAAEAAGCAPLIQHSGQIQRPVQVSIRTGFSDQSTALVLKHEFGHTLGLTHEDAPEDVMRSASVLYTESQLDATEREFPWDDGEFTVYLDASGAENPEAVRNQVERALDYYEGAPPGVPDNVSFRFVGDPSNAEVTVRVAEDTPCSAEAASCAGTTGWDPDGDGAVETYAGVEIALAADTDTDAVGWHVGYWLAYALGMEDDAEKPPPFRDATYEERRSEWWR; this is encoded by the coding sequence ATGTCTGTCGTCTCTGTCCGGGCAGTCTCCGTGGCGATACTCGTCGTCCTCGCCGGGTGCGCCGTCCCCGTGGAGGTTCCGTCCGACGGGCCGTTCGGCGCGGACGACGACGCGGGCGACGGGACCGCGGTCTCACAGACCCGAACTGACTCCTCGGGCGACCCGACGGCAGTGGCCTCGTCGCAGACGCCGACTGCGCGTTCGGACCGGACGAGTCCGTGGGGCCAAGAACCGATAGTCGTCGCCGTTCGCGACCCGACGGGCACGGACCGAAACTGGGCTCCGTTGGTCCGCGAGGCGGCGGCCTACTGGGAGGAGAACGCCGAACGATACGCGGGCTACCCCGTCGAGTACGTCGTTCGACCCGACGCCGCGGACCCCGACGTCGCCGTCCGGTTCGTCGAGAGCGTCGACGACTGCGAGAACGCCGCGGAGGCGGCAGGATGCGCGCCACTCATCCAACATAGCGGCCAGATTCAGCGCCCGGTGCAGGTGTCGATTCGGACCGGCTTCTCGGACCAGTCGACGGCTCTCGTTTTGAAACACGAGTTCGGGCACACGCTCGGCCTGACCCACGAGGACGCCCCCGAGGACGTGATGCGGAGTGCGTCCGTGCTGTACACCGAATCGCAACTCGACGCGACCGAACGCGAGTTCCCGTGGGACGACGGGGAGTTCACCGTCTACCTCGATGCGTCCGGCGCGGAGAACCCCGAGGCGGTCCGAAATCAGGTCGAACGCGCCCTCGACTACTACGAGGGCGCGCCGCCGGGCGTCCCCGACAACGTCTCCTTTCGGTTCGTCGGCGACCCCTCGAACGCCGAAGTGACAGTCAGAGTCGCAGAGGACACCCCGTGTTCGGCGGAGGCGGCGTCCTGCGCCGGCACGACCGGGTGGGACCCCGACGGCGACGGGGCAGTCGAGACGTACGCTGGCGTCGAAATCGCACTCGCGGCGGACACGGACACCGACGCCGTCGGATGGCACGTCGGCTACTGGTTGGCGTACGCTCTCGGCATGGAAGACGACGCGGAGAAACCGCCGCCGTTCCGCGACGCCACCTACGAGGAACGCCGAAGCGAGTGGTGGCGGTGA